In the genome of uncultured Bacteroides sp., the window TTTGTTTTACTCTGTATCACTATTTGCCAAACAGCTAAAAGTAGTATGAAACCTTGGGAAAAAGGCGCTTTTGAAACCGGGAAGTACAGAAATCTCTTTGCCGAAGCCGGCTATGCGCAGAAGGATATTAATGCGAAACTGGAAGAAGTGTTTAATGGTCTTTTTACCGGGCCTGATAAGATATACTTTGAAGTGGGAGATTCTCTTGCTTATATATCGGATATAAAGAACCATGATGTTCGAACGGAAGGCATGTCATACGGAATGATGATAGCTGTGCAGTTTGACAGAAAAGATATTTTTGACCGATTGTGGCGGTGGAGCAAAAAGTACATGCAACATGGTGACGGGCCGCTCGAGGGATACTTTGCCTGGAGCTGTAGGGTAGACGGTACGCGTAATTCACAAGGGCCGGCTTCGGACGGTGAACTGTATTATGTAACGTCGCTTATCTTTGCTTCCAATCGTTGGGGAAATGCAACGGATATTAATTATCTGAAGGAGGCGCAGTATATACTAAATTGCGCCATGGCCAAAAACGGAGCCGACGGAGTGACGAACTTCATAAACCGGGAACACAAACTCATTACGTTTGTGCCCGATGTCAGGGGAGGAGCTTTTACCGATCCATCCTATCACATACCGGCGTTTTATGAAGTATGGGCCCGCTGGGCCGGAGATGGTCGCGCCGCATTCTGGCGGGAGTGTGCGGAAGCCAGCCGGAATTATCTTCATAAGGCAATACATCCTGTTACAGGGCTGAACCCCGATTATTCCGAATATGACGGTTCTCCGCTCAGTACCGGCCGGCTGATAGGAAAAGAGTTCCGTTTCGATTCGTGGCGCGTACCTATGAACATTGCACTTGACTATTCGTGGGCGTGTGCCGACAAAGACTGGCAACAGCAATACGGTAATAAGATTCAGAATTTTCTGTATTCGCAGGGAATTGATACATTTGTAGATCAGTATAATGTAGATGGTTCGGCGGTTACCGAAGTGTTACCTGCGGGAGCGCACACCGCTCTGCGTCATTCGTTGGGACTGGTTGCCACTTCTGCAGCTGTGTCGCTGGTTTGCACGCACGATGAGAGCCGTGAGTTTATCGACCGCTTGTGGAATGCCCGTCATGTGCCTTATGCCGACGGCTATTTTGATGCTTATTATGACGGGTTGTTGAGGCTGTTTGCCTTTATGCACTTAAGTGGAAACTATCGTATTATCTTTCCGCAATGATTCTTTTTCGGGTAATTGATTTTATTTATTTGGTGATATGATGAAGCGACTTCTATTCTCTTTTACATTGTGTTTTTTGATATTCTCGCTACAAGCGGCAGAAACGGACAGTTTATGGTTGCGGATGCCTGTTGGCGGAAAGGCGGAAGTTATCTGCCGGAAACAATCGGCTACGTTGCACATTGCTTCGGCCGAGCTTCGCGGGGCATGGCAGGGAGTGCCTGTGGTGCTGGAGGTGAAACAGAGCAAACAACTAAAGAAACTGGGGAATGAAGGTTTTACTATTCTTTCTTCTGCAGACGGAAAGAAAATAACGATTGCATCGGCAGGAGAAATCGGCGTGCTTTACGGCGCTTATCATTTATTGCGTTTGCAGCAAACGGGTGTTGTTACGGCAAAACTGAACGTTGTCGAATCTCCGGCTTACAAGATAAGGGTTCTCAATCACTGGGATAATCTTGACGGTACAATAGAGCGTGGTTATGCCGGTCGTTCCCTTTGGCGTTGGGAGGAACTGCCCGA includes:
- a CDS encoding glycosyl hydrolase family 8, whose product is MKTRFILRIAFVLLCITICQTAKSSMKPWEKGAFETGKYRNLFAEAGYAQKDINAKLEEVFNGLFTGPDKIYFEVGDSLAYISDIKNHDVRTEGMSYGMMIAVQFDRKDIFDRLWRWSKKYMQHGDGPLEGYFAWSCRVDGTRNSQGPASDGELYYVTSLIFASNRWGNATDINYLKEAQYILNCAMAKNGADGVTNFINREHKLITFVPDVRGGAFTDPSYHIPAFYEVWARWAGDGRAAFWRECAEASRNYLHKAIHPVTGLNPDYSEYDGSPLSTGRLIGKEFRFDSWRVPMNIALDYSWACADKDWQQQYGNKIQNFLYSQGIDTFVDQYNVDGSAVTEVLPAGAHTALRHSLGLVATSAAVSLVCTHDESREFIDRLWNARHVPYADGYFDAYYDGLLRLFAFMHLSGNYRIIFPQ